From a region of the Eretmochelys imbricata isolate rEreImb1 chromosome 6, rEreImb1.hap1, whole genome shotgun sequence genome:
- the LOC144266024 gene encoding olfactory receptor 5G9-like, translated as MEEGNHSEATEFILSGLTDLPELQVPLFMVFLLIYGITLVGNGGMILLIRIDPQLHTPMYFFLRNLSFCDLFYSSTISPKMLLNFFAERKSISYTACAVQMYLFVSFADIECLLLAVMAYDRYVAICNPLLYTVTMSRQLCKQLVAGVCAVGLVDSMIHTFCTFRLSFCSSNIISHFFCDIPQLLALSCSDTQINEIVMFAFIGCILVSSFVTVLLSYFYIISTILQIRSAEGQRKAFSTCTFHLTAVVIFYGIQLFIYLRPTSRYSMDMDKITSVFYTLVIPMLNPLIYSLRNTEVKDALRKVMNKLLTNSRIC; from the coding sequence atggaagagggaaatCACTCAGAGGCaactgagttcattctctcaggattGACAGATCTTCcggagctgcaggtccccctgTTTATGgtgttcctactgatttatggtatcaccctggtggggaatggggggatgatcttgttaatcagGATTGATCCCCAACTCCACAcacccatgtactttttcctcaggaatttgtctttctgtgacctcttcTATTCCTCAACaatttcccctaagatgctgctgaatttctttgccgagaggaaaagcatttcttacaCTGCTTGTGCTGTGCAAATGTACCTCTTTGTCTCTTTTGCAGATAttgagtgcctcttgctggctgtcATGGcatatgaccgttatgtggccatctgtaacccgctgctctatacggtcactatgtccaggcagctttgtaagcagctggtggctggggtgtgCGCTGTGGGGTTGGTGGATTCAATGATACACACATTTTGTACATTTCGGCTGTcgttctgcagctccaacattatcagtcatttcttctgtgacattccCCAACTACTGGCACTCTCCTGCTCTGACACCCAGatcaatgagattgtgatgtTTGCCTTCATTGGCTGTATTCTAGTGAgcagctttgtgactgtcctcctctcctatttctatatcatctccaccatcctgcagatccgcTCTGCTGAAGGCCAGCGCaaggccttctccacctgcactttccacttgacTGCGGTGGTAATATTTTATGGCATCCAACTCTTCATTTATTTACGTCCCACCTCCAGATATTCCATGGACATGGACAAAATAACCTCAGTGTTTTACACActggtgatccccatgttgaaccccctcatctacagcctgaggaacacggAAGTGAAGGATGCCCTGAGGAAAGTAATGAATAAACTCCTAACCAATTCTCGAATCTGTTAA